In the Acidovorax sp. A79 genome, one interval contains:
- a CDS encoding TonB-dependent receptor, with protein sequence MSNKASFGRTGRLTPIALALLAFSASVAGQTADGGTATATLEQVNVRSKYEREDLPTRAPGHKAASGARLGILGATSILEAPVHVNAYTRELAEDWSALTLQDVLENDSSVVFITNKNHLLQNFNLRGLDMSAMDIATNGLYGIAPANAVPVEMFERIEVLRGPNVLLSGMPPNNSVAGTVNMVTKRALAQPIADLTMTYATHSYLQGHADVGKRFGDEKRLGIRFNGVYGSGEMGAKEEDQTRRVGALALDYLGDRARFSLDVYSSVTKIEGGSPGMFNFLGNAQIPGVGRLLAPPEGDTNMFRGTHGQYDNSGALARAEVDFTPDWQGYFALGGSEAEGNGLLFGTRAFVTGADGTTRGAIYNVHTESERRTAETGVIGKFDTGSVKHRLQLSANVLKHKEGTVNTACNYCYTTNMYNPVAPTFPAAPKWTGYTTVNDYRSLAVADTMAFAHETVLLTVGGRHQTVKMPLQKYSESRFSPMLAAVVRPWGDSLSLFGNYTEGLEPGQIVGVGYANTGEALPPKQTKQFELGVKLQTGALTHTVSAYEIKRPSFVTNSANRMVDDGEQRLRGLEWSMYGMLTKDLSLLGGVTHIESEQRNTGRDTYGTPELRARIGLDWQTPVQGLKVGGRVVHTSSQWADSGNKLRVPSWNRLDLNASYATRFGSMPVRFNASVENVADKKYWIGIFGDGFVMPGAPRTFKVSATVSF encoded by the coding sequence ATGTCCAACAAAGCATCCTTTGGCCGCACCGGCCGGCTTACTCCCATCGCTCTGGCGCTGCTGGCTTTCAGCGCCTCCGTCGCAGGGCAGACCGCGGACGGCGGCACGGCCACCGCCACGCTGGAGCAAGTCAATGTGCGCAGCAAGTACGAACGTGAAGACCTGCCGACCCGCGCGCCCGGCCACAAGGCCGCATCGGGCGCGCGCCTGGGCATCCTGGGCGCCACGTCCATCCTGGAGGCGCCCGTGCATGTCAACGCCTACACGCGCGAGCTGGCCGAGGACTGGTCGGCCCTCACGCTGCAGGACGTGCTGGAGAACGACTCGTCGGTCGTCTTCATCACCAACAAGAACCACCTGCTGCAGAACTTCAACCTGCGCGGCCTGGACATGAGCGCGATGGACATCGCCACCAACGGCCTGTACGGCATCGCCCCGGCCAATGCGGTGCCGGTGGAGATGTTCGAACGCATCGAGGTGCTGCGCGGCCCGAACGTGCTGCTCTCGGGCATGCCGCCCAACAACAGCGTGGCCGGCACCGTCAACATGGTCACCAAGCGCGCACTGGCGCAGCCCATCGCCGACCTGACGATGACCTACGCCACGCATTCATACCTGCAGGGCCATGCCGACGTGGGCAAGCGCTTCGGCGATGAAAAGCGCCTGGGTATCCGCTTCAACGGCGTCTATGGCAGCGGCGAGATGGGCGCCAAGGAGGAGGACCAGACCCGCCGCGTGGGGGCTCTGGCGCTGGACTACCTGGGCGACCGCGCGCGCTTCTCGCTGGACGTGTACAGCAGCGTCACCAAGATCGAGGGCGGCAGCCCGGGCATGTTCAACTTCCTGGGCAACGCCCAGATCCCCGGCGTGGGCCGCCTGCTGGCGCCGCCCGAGGGCGACACCAACATGTTCCGCGGCACGCACGGGCAGTACGACAACAGCGGCGCGCTGGCCCGCGCCGAGGTCGACTTCACGCCCGACTGGCAAGGGTACTTCGCGCTGGGCGGCTCCGAGGCCGAGGGCAACGGCCTGCTGTTCGGCACGCGCGCCTTCGTCACCGGCGCGGACGGCACCACGCGCGGCGCGATCTACAACGTCCACACCGAATCCGAGCGCCGCACGGCCGAGACGGGCGTGATCGGCAAGTTCGACACCGGCAGCGTCAAGCACCGCCTGCAGCTTTCGGCCAATGTCCTCAAGCACAAGGAAGGCACGGTCAACACCGCCTGCAACTACTGCTACACCACCAACATGTACAACCCCGTCGCGCCCACCTTTCCCGCAGCGCCCAAGTGGACCGGCTACACCACCGTGAACGACTACCGCTCGCTGGCCGTCGCCGACACCATGGCCTTTGCCCATGAAACCGTGCTGCTGACAGTGGGCGGGCGCCACCAGACCGTGAAGATGCCGCTGCAAAAATACAGCGAAAGCCGTTTCTCCCCCATGCTCGCCGCCGTGGTACGGCCCTGGGGGGATTCCCTCTCGCTCTTTGGCAATTACACCGAAGGCCTGGAGCCCGGCCAGATTGTTGGAGTGGGCTACGCCAACACGGGTGAGGCCCTGCCACCGAAGCAGACCAAGCAGTTCGAACTGGGCGTGAAGCTGCAGACGGGTGCGCTCACGCACACCGTCAGCGCCTATGAGATCAAGCGCCCCTCCTTCGTCACCAACAGTGCCAACCGCATGGTCGATGACGGCGAGCAGCGGCTGCGCGGCCTGGAGTGGAGCATGTACGGCATGTTGACCAAAGACCTGTCGCTGCTGGGCGGCGTTACCCACATCGAATCCGAGCAGCGCAACACCGGCCGCGATACCTACGGCACGCCTGAGCTGCGCGCGCGCATCGGCCTGGATTGGCAAACGCCCGTGCAAGGTCTGAAGGTGGGCGGCCGCGTGGTCCATACCAGCTCGCAGTGGGCGGATTCGGGCAACAAGCTGCGCGTGCCCTCCTGGAACCGCCTGGACCTGAATGCCAGCTACGCCACCAGGTTCGGCAGCATGCCCGTGCGTTTCAACGCCAGCGTGGAAAACGTGGCCGACAAGAAGTACTGGATCGGCATCTTCGGTGACGGCTTCGTGATGCCAGGCGCACCGCGCACCTTCAAAGTGTCTGCGACCGTGTCGTTCTGA
- a CDS encoding PepSY-associated TM helix domain-containing protein, with translation MKAQTVRDYLAVHTWVGILCGLVLYVAFYAGAFSMLEAEITRWTQPPAAVSRAISNDGDALAKVFLDANPDFTGRVRLRWPSADHTQPALAHMVRGQDAVWWQLGNDGQLHRMHSMPREDDTSGNFVDYLHRKGGLPIPLELAEPLIGLVSLAYALALVSGIVVLLPSLVKDLFYLRLGSNLKRMWLDVHNLLGVASLPFHLVIALSAAVFGLHDMVYLAQDKFVYQEGLRATVARDSVKPPQVARADWLPPSEIMRRVQEQAPGFAPLGLDYVMLPSGPVGLVGGVDERHFQRASRYGLAFVNLGSGEIYDRNYLPGASGYASTALLSSLFALHFGSYGGDTVRILYLLLGLSGALLFYTGNLLWIETRTQRARKPQDGQPMRRPRHVRVVSALTQGVCLGCAAALPATLALAHWFAPRVGDIDMLHQGVYYTLFLACIAWAIWRGTERAAPGLLWFTAICNALVPVAAVLDPSPDGVLLGLTCLLLALFFGWLGWRQRAKVHPVGVAA, from the coding sequence ATGAAGGCGCAGACCGTTCGCGACTACCTGGCGGTTCACACCTGGGTTGGCATCCTCTGCGGGCTGGTGTTGTACGTCGCCTTCTACGCTGGCGCGTTCTCGATGCTGGAAGCCGAGATCACCCGCTGGACCCAGCCACCGGCCGCCGTATCCCGTGCGATCAGCAATGACGGCGACGCGCTGGCCAAAGTCTTCCTCGACGCGAACCCGGACTTCACGGGCCGCGTGCGTTTGCGCTGGCCCAGTGCGGACCACACCCAGCCCGCGCTTGCGCACATGGTGCGCGGCCAGGACGCGGTGTGGTGGCAACTGGGCAACGATGGTCAATTGCACCGCATGCACTCCATGCCGCGCGAGGACGACACCAGCGGCAATTTTGTGGACTACCTGCATCGAAAGGGTGGCCTGCCCATTCCGCTGGAATTGGCCGAGCCGCTGATCGGCCTCGTGTCTCTGGCCTATGCGCTGGCCCTGGTGTCAGGCATCGTGGTGCTGCTGCCTTCGCTGGTGAAGGACTTGTTTTATCTGCGCCTGGGATCCAACCTCAAGCGCATGTGGCTGGATGTGCACAACCTGCTGGGCGTGGCCAGCCTGCCGTTTCACCTTGTCATCGCGCTGAGCGCCGCCGTGTTCGGGCTGCACGACATGGTCTACCTGGCGCAGGACAAGTTCGTCTATCAGGAAGGCCTGCGCGCCACCGTCGCGCGCGACAGTGTCAAGCCGCCGCAGGTGGCGCGCGCAGACTGGCTGCCTCCGAGCGAGATCATGCGCCGCGTACAGGAGCAGGCGCCGGGCTTTGCGCCCCTGGGCCTGGACTACGTGATGCTCCCCAGCGGCCCCGTGGGGCTGGTGGGGGGCGTGGATGAACGGCACTTCCAGCGCGCCTCGCGCTACGGCCTGGCTTTCGTGAACCTGGGCAGCGGCGAAATCTACGATCGCAACTATCTGCCGGGTGCCAGCGGCTATGCGTCGACGGCGCTCCTCAGCAGCCTGTTCGCGCTGCACTTCGGCAGCTATGGTGGCGACACGGTGCGCATCCTGTACCTGCTGCTGGGGCTGTCGGGTGCGCTGCTGTTCTACACCGGGAATTTGCTGTGGATAGAGACGCGGACCCAGCGCGCGCGCAAACCGCAAGACGGGCAGCCCATGAGGCGGCCGCGCCATGTGCGTGTCGTGTCCGCGCTCACGCAGGGTGTGTGCCTGGGCTGCGCTGCGGCGCTACCCGCGACGCTTGCCCTGGCGCACTGGTTCGCGCCGAGGGTGGGCGACATCGACATGCTCCACCAGGGTGTGTACTACACGCTGTTTCTCGCCTGCATCGCCTGGGCGATCTGGCGCGGCACGGAACGCGCTGCGCCCGGCCTGTTGTGGTTCACGGCGATCTGCAATGCGCTGGTACCCGTGGCCGCCGTGCTGGACCCCAGTCCGGACGGGGTACTGCTGGGCCTGACCTGCCTGCTGCTGGCACTGTTCTTCGGATGGCTGGGTTGGCGCCAGCGCGCCAAGGTGCATCCGGTCGGCGTGGCTGCCTGA
- a CDS encoding IPTL-CTERM sorting domain-containing protein encodes MHALVHKFLRGVAAIGVGGMLLAAHPAHAEFVNGGFEGGTFGSEWIKTTLQNNGVPTVSTHTINPKSIKDLNLRANAGDAGYDPNLYTTTGTAPDATDLSVVLDAGGAGARSQQDHLLTGAIPAASLRWPFAGNNSALVNLNPLGSTQATRHIARSGSPTLGNPPVQYTSHASRASSIRQRAQVTAADVDADGKVHVRFAMTPVLDNPGLIKVLGGTVSAASGSPIVTGTGTNFTATVSPGNYVRLGTNNTDRQVLSVDSDTQITLTSNAINVTNGAVYVSSVSGGHFSEEQPYFAVEVRKITSAVDSTPVPVPGAPASSPGQLFFTFNFSNQPGTVWHDTTNNTRNYAYSEFITFDIAPGNAKLQVGDWIELELVAAGCSPGGHEGHVHVDSFSFRLPDVLWVSVSGPVSVSSANGTQITYTYTYTNKTSDPVSNATVTPVMPQDNSAVPQNVTYVSSSGGNCTPASGGATATPPTPGGSLSCNVGTLAPGQSGSFTVTVVVPDGAIGPINNGNYTIAGDAVDPLPGPMWKTDLVSPSTLSDMDVDAVTLNLPPTANVGTLYTGSYTCTNKGAAAADVATCDAANLPAGVGVSACTVSPANTPWTQPGTVPSGETVTCQVSGTPTTTGSVTVHVTTGADNDPNTLNNERTAIIAIAGVLPTPDMAIDLAGIPPSGTVGVPYSGSFTCQNIGAATALTGTTCAVGGLPAGVNQGTCSISTGGAWIAGNAVPAGAFVTCTVSGTPTSSGGLTVNGSTGATGDINVGNNTASKPVSMTTAPDVLVDVSGLPATARVGVSYTGSYTCTNAGSADAVAGTSCSVAGLPPGLSTSSCTVSPGASAWVAGNAIPQGQTVTCQVSGTPTTLGTATANGTTGAAGDGDTSNNTQSRVIAVEAANAPASIPTLSEWGLVMLSSLMVMMGLIRRKRVLVP; translated from the coding sequence ATGCATGCCTTGGTTCACAAGTTCCTGCGCGGCGTGGCCGCGATAGGTGTTGGGGGGATGCTTCTGGCAGCGCATCCGGCGCACGCCGAATTCGTCAATGGCGGGTTTGAGGGCGGCACGTTTGGCAGCGAATGGATCAAAACGACTCTGCAGAACAACGGCGTGCCCACAGTTAGTACGCACACCATCAACCCCAAATCCATCAAGGATCTGAATCTTCGGGCCAATGCTGGTGACGCAGGATATGACCCCAATCTCTATACCACCACGGGGACGGCACCAGACGCCACGGACCTGTCCGTGGTGCTGGATGCAGGTGGCGCGGGCGCTCGCAGCCAACAGGATCATCTGCTCACTGGCGCCATCCCCGCTGCCTCCTTGCGCTGGCCCTTTGCTGGCAACAACAGTGCTTTGGTGAATCTGAATCCACTTGGATCTACCCAGGCAACGCGTCATATTGCCCGAAGTGGCAGCCCGACCCTGGGGAACCCGCCCGTGCAGTACACGAGCCATGCTTCCCGTGCCAGCTCCATTCGGCAACGCGCCCAAGTGACGGCTGCCGATGTGGACGCAGATGGCAAGGTACACGTTCGCTTCGCCATGACGCCCGTGCTTGACAACCCAGGATTGATCAAAGTGCTGGGCGGCACCGTGAGTGCTGCTTCCGGCTCCCCCATCGTCACAGGCACGGGGACCAATTTCACGGCCACGGTGAGCCCTGGAAACTATGTGCGTCTTGGCACGAACAATACGGATCGTCAGGTACTTTCCGTTGACAGTGACACGCAAATTACGCTGACCAGCAACGCCATCAACGTGACAAATGGTGCGGTATATGTTTCCAGCGTTTCCGGTGGGCATTTCTCCGAAGAACAGCCCTACTTTGCGGTCGAAGTGCGCAAGATCACGTCGGCCGTGGATTCCACCCCTGTTCCTGTGCCTGGTGCCCCCGCGAGCTCCCCTGGCCAGTTGTTCTTCACCTTCAACTTCTCCAACCAGCCAGGGACCGTGTGGCATGACACCACGAACAACACCCGGAACTACGCCTATTCGGAATTCATCACTTTTGACATAGCCCCCGGCAATGCCAAACTGCAGGTGGGCGACTGGATCGAGCTTGAACTGGTGGCGGCGGGTTGCTCTCCTGGCGGGCACGAAGGCCATGTGCATGTGGACAGCTTTAGCTTCAGGCTCCCCGACGTGTTGTGGGTGAGCGTCTCTGGCCCCGTGTCTGTCAGCAGCGCCAATGGCACTCAGATCACCTACACCTATACCTACACCAACAAGACCAGCGACCCAGTGAGCAACGCCACTGTGACGCCGGTGATGCCGCAAGACAATTCGGCCGTCCCTCAGAACGTGACCTACGTGTCTTCCAGTGGAGGAAACTGCACGCCGGCTTCTGGTGGCGCCACTGCCACACCGCCAACGCCAGGCGGCTCCCTGAGTTGCAACGTGGGTACGTTGGCGCCGGGGCAGTCGGGGTCTTTTACTGTCACCGTAGTTGTTCCCGATGGGGCAATAGGGCCCATCAACAACGGGAACTACACCATCGCGGGTGACGCGGTCGATCCGCTGCCCGGCCCCATGTGGAAAACGGATCTGGTCAGCCCTTCGACGCTCAGCGACATGGACGTGGATGCGGTGACTCTGAACCTGCCACCGACTGCCAATGTAGGCACGCTTTACACCGGCTCGTATACCTGCACCAACAAGGGGGCTGCTGCCGCGGATGTTGCAACATGCGATGCCGCAAATCTGCCCGCAGGCGTGGGCGTCTCGGCATGTACCGTGAGCCCTGCCAATACGCCCTGGACCCAGCCAGGTACCGTGCCTTCCGGAGAGACTGTGACATGTCAAGTTTCTGGAACACCCACCACAACGGGTAGCGTGACCGTGCATGTGACCACCGGGGCCGACAACGATCCGAATACGCTGAACAATGAACGTACCGCCATCATCGCCATCGCTGGTGTCCTACCTACGCCTGACATGGCGATCGACTTGGCAGGTATTCCGCCCTCAGGGACAGTTGGTGTGCCCTACAGCGGTAGCTTCACGTGCCAGAACATCGGTGCCGCCACGGCGCTCACCGGCACCACCTGCGCCGTGGGAGGGCTCCCGGCAGGGGTGAACCAAGGGACCTGCAGCATCAGCACAGGCGGCGCCTGGATCGCCGGAAACGCCGTACCTGCGGGGGCCTTCGTCACCTGTACGGTGAGCGGCACGCCAACCAGCTCTGGTGGGTTGACCGTGAACGGCTCCACCGGCGCCACGGGCGACATCAATGTCGGCAACAACACAGCATCGAAGCCTGTGTCTATGACGACGGCCCCGGATGTACTGGTGGATGTGAGCGGGTTGCCTGCCACCGCAAGAGTGGGTGTCTCTTACACAGGGAGCTACACCTGCACCAACGCTGGTTCTGCCGATGCGGTGGCCGGCACGAGTTGCTCTGTCGCCGGTCTGCCTCCGGGCCTGTCCACGAGCTCCTGCACGGTCAGCCCTGGGGCCTCGGCATGGGTCGCAGGGAACGCCATTCCCCAAGGCCAGACGGTGACATGCCAGGTGAGCGGCACCCCCACGACCTTGGGGACGGCTACCGCCAACGGCACAACGGGTGCAGCAGGCGACGGTGATACATCCAACAATACGCAGTCGCGCGTCATCGCCGTAGAAGCGGCCAATGCTCCGGCATCGATTCCCACGCTCTCGGAATGGGGACTTGTCATGCTGTCCAGCTTGATGGTCATGATGGGCCTGATCCGTCGCAAGCGCGTGCTCGTCCCGTAG
- a CDS encoding glutathione S-transferase family protein, producing the protein MTPPLTPTGITLYGNRESGHSNKVRLALVFGQVEHDYVHIDIFVPPEQRPEPFRSLARFNEVPLLVWGAESFVQSNAILCLLAERLQRLGGESPQRMARVREWLFWEANRLGLSLPHVRFARQFAPQEYPGGTPEWLLARYQRDIARLEAELSDGRAFILDEQLSVADCALCGYLFWADDVRLDVPPHVRAWLRRIQQLPGWQPPRELLSAAP; encoded by the coding sequence ATGACGCCCCCGCTCACACCAACCGGCATCACCCTCTACGGCAACCGTGAATCTGGCCATAGCAACAAGGTGCGCCTGGCATTGGTGTTTGGGCAGGTTGAGCATGACTATGTCCATATCGACATCTTTGTGCCGCCTGAACAACGACCAGAGCCATTTCGCAGCCTGGCGCGTTTCAATGAGGTACCGCTCCTGGTGTGGGGAGCGGAGAGTTTCGTGCAGTCCAACGCCATTCTGTGCCTGCTGGCAGAGCGCCTGCAGCGCCTGGGTGGCGAGAGCCCGCAGCGCATGGCGCGTGTGCGCGAATGGCTGTTCTGGGAGGCCAATCGTCTCGGCCTGTCGCTGCCACATGTTCGTTTTGCCCGCCAGTTTGCCCCGCAGGAGTATCCCGGCGGCACACCGGAATGGCTGCTGGCGCGCTATCAGCGCGACATAGCGCGGCTTGAGGCCGAGCTGAGCGACGGACGCGCATTCATCCTCGACGAGCAACTGTCGGTGGCTGATTGCGCGCTCTGCGGCTACCTGTTCTGGGCGGATGACGTGCGGCTCGACGTTCCGCCACACGTGCGTGCCTGGCTGCGTCGAATCCAGCAACTGCCGGGCTGGCAGCCTCCTCGCGAACTGCTGTCCGCTGCGCCTTGA
- a CDS encoding heavy metal translocating P-type ATPase — protein MEVTDQSHHSAEHEGHRYYFCSAKCKTRFVEAPQKFLSTPRSDRAPQPKPAAAQPGTIYTCPMHPEVQQDHPGNCPRCGMTLEPMLPTLDEGENAELVDFRHRFWWTLPLTVVVAVLAMLGHRLQWFEMATQSWIELVLTVPIVLWAGWPFFVRGAQSVVNRSPNMWTLISLGTGAAFVYSVVATVAPGVFPASFQAMGRVAVYFEAAAVIISLTLLGQMLELKARSQTSAAIKSLLGLAPKTARRIDANGQESDVPLSHVHVGDLLRVRPGEKVPVDGVVVEGSSAVDEAMLTGEPVPIVKGPGDAVIGATLNTNGALVIRSERVGSATMLSQIVQMVAQAQRSRAPMQRMADQVAGYFVVAVVGIALLTLFAWGLFGPEPRWVYGLVNAVAVLIIACPCALGLATPMSIMVATGRGATRGVLFRDAAAIENLRKVDTLIVDKTGTLTEGKPSFERVVAMPGISNDEVLRLAASLDQGSEHPLADAIVQAARAKGLALDKPEDFESGSGIGVRGRVGGRQIALGNTVLMEQVGVSADPLLAQAEALRATGASVMYLAADGQLQGLLAVSDAIKASTPEALATLHAAGLRIVMATGDGMTTAKAVGAKLGIDEVHGEVKPADKLALVSRLQAEGRVVAMAGDGINDAPALAKADVGIAMGTGTDVAMNSAQVTLVKGDLRGISTARELSEATVGNMKQNLMFAFLYNALGIPIAAGLLYPFTGWLLSPMIAALAMSLSSASVITNALRLRKG, from the coding sequence ATGGAGGTGACGGACCAGTCGCATCACTCGGCAGAGCACGAAGGACATCGCTACTACTTTTGCAGCGCCAAGTGCAAAACACGCTTTGTGGAAGCGCCGCAAAAATTCCTGTCTACGCCGCGGAGCGACCGTGCCCCTCAGCCCAAGCCCGCAGCGGCGCAACCCGGCACGATCTACACCTGTCCCATGCACCCGGAGGTGCAGCAGGACCACCCCGGGAACTGCCCCAGGTGCGGCATGACACTGGAGCCCATGCTGCCCACGCTGGATGAGGGAGAAAACGCGGAACTCGTGGATTTCCGGCATCGCTTCTGGTGGACGCTGCCTCTCACAGTAGTGGTCGCTGTCCTGGCGATGCTTGGGCACCGGTTGCAGTGGTTCGAGATGGCGACTCAGAGCTGGATTGAGCTGGTCCTCACGGTACCCATCGTCCTGTGGGCGGGCTGGCCCTTCTTCGTGCGCGGTGCGCAGTCGGTCGTGAACCGCAGCCCCAACATGTGGACGCTGATCAGCCTGGGCACCGGTGCCGCTTTCGTCTACAGCGTGGTCGCGACCGTTGCGCCGGGGGTGTTTCCCGCCTCGTTCCAGGCCATGGGGCGCGTGGCGGTGTATTTCGAAGCTGCAGCGGTCATCATCTCGCTCACGCTCCTCGGCCAGATGCTGGAGCTGAAAGCGCGCTCCCAGACCTCGGCCGCCATCAAATCGCTGTTGGGCCTGGCACCCAAGACGGCGCGGCGCATCGACGCCAACGGCCAGGAGAGCGACGTGCCGCTGTCCCACGTCCATGTGGGTGACCTGCTGCGCGTGCGCCCCGGGGAGAAGGTGCCGGTGGATGGCGTGGTCGTCGAGGGGAGCAGCGCCGTGGACGAAGCCATGCTCACTGGCGAGCCGGTGCCCATCGTCAAAGGGCCCGGGGATGCAGTCATCGGTGCCACGCTCAATACCAACGGAGCGCTCGTGATCCGGTCGGAGCGGGTCGGCTCCGCCACCATGCTGTCCCAGATCGTTCAGATGGTGGCCCAGGCACAGCGCTCACGGGCCCCCATGCAGCGCATGGCGGACCAGGTGGCGGGGTACTTCGTGGTGGCCGTGGTCGGTATCGCGTTGCTCACGCTCTTCGCGTGGGGCCTGTTCGGTCCTGAGCCACGGTGGGTCTATGGCCTGGTCAATGCCGTGGCCGTGCTGATCATCGCGTGTCCCTGCGCGTTGGGCCTGGCAACACCCATGTCCATCATGGTGGCCACGGGCCGGGGGGCGACCCGTGGGGTGCTGTTCAGGGACGCGGCAGCCATCGAGAACCTGCGCAAGGTGGACACGCTGATCGTGGACAAGACTGGCACGCTCACAGAGGGCAAACCCTCCTTCGAGCGTGTGGTGGCCATGCCCGGCATATCCAACGACGAAGTGTTGCGCCTGGCGGCCAGCCTGGACCAAGGCAGCGAGCACCCGCTGGCCGACGCCATTGTCCAGGCGGCCCGCGCCAAGGGGCTGGCCCTGGACAAGCCCGAGGACTTCGAGTCCGGGTCGGGCATCGGCGTACGCGGACGGGTCGGCGGGCGCCAGATCGCCCTGGGAAACACGGTCCTCATGGAGCAGGTGGGGGTTTCTGCGGATCCGCTGCTTGCGCAGGCAGAGGCCTTGCGCGCCACAGGCGCCAGCGTGATGTACCTGGCGGCCGATGGCCAGCTTCAAGGCCTGCTGGCGGTCTCGGATGCCATCAAGGCCAGCACGCCGGAAGCGCTGGCGACCTTGCATGCGGCGGGACTGCGCATTGTCATGGCCACGGGCGACGGGATGACCACCGCCAAGGCGGTGGGGGCCAAGCTGGGGATTGATGAGGTCCATGGCGAGGTCAAGCCTGCGGACAAGCTGGCCCTGGTGTCGCGGCTGCAGGCCGAAGGCCGTGTTGTCGCCATGGCGGGGGACGGGATCAACGACGCACCCGCCCTTGCCAAGGCGGATGTGGGGATCGCGATGGGCACCGGCACCGACGTGGCGATGAACAGCGCACAGGTCACCTTGGTCAAGGGCGATCTGCGGGGTATTTCCACAGCGCGGGAACTGTCCGAGGCGACGGTGGGCAACATGAAGCAGAATCTCATGTTCGCCTTCCTCTACAACGCGCTGGGCATACCGATTGCGGCAGGACTGCTGTATCCCTTCACCGGCTGGCTGCTGTCGCCGATGATCGCGGCCCTGGCGATGAGCCTGAGTTCTGCCTCGGTGATCACCAACGCCCTGCGGCTTCGCAAGGGCTGA
- the cueR gene encoding Cu(I)-responsive transcriptional regulator, translating into MTTLMNIGDAAKAAGVSAKMIRHYEQTGLLPEAERSESGYRKYGEREVSVLRFIRQSRRLGFSMPQIAELIGQWGDTHRTSRQVKAIAERHLADLEEKLREIVEMKSALEQLVSVCAGDDHAHCAILDNLAADSPSKPNHNASFVKPTRRGAKASRTHLEATHAPTNSHLDLMTWMRGVHVHRGGH; encoded by the coding sequence ATGACCACACTCATGAACATCGGCGACGCGGCCAAAGCGGCAGGCGTATCGGCCAAGATGATCCGCCACTACGAGCAAACAGGATTGTTGCCAGAAGCCGAGCGCAGCGAGTCTGGCTATCGAAAGTACGGTGAACGTGAAGTTTCGGTACTGCGTTTCATCCGGCAGTCGCGCCGCCTCGGATTCTCCATGCCACAGATTGCGGAGTTGATCGGCCAATGGGGCGACACGCACCGCACCAGTCGGCAGGTGAAAGCGATTGCCGAGCGCCATCTGGCGGATCTGGAGGAGAAGCTGCGGGAGATTGTCGAGATGAAATCGGCGTTGGAGCAGTTGGTTTCTGTGTGCGCTGGCGACGACCATGCGCATTGCGCAATCCTGGACAACTTGGCGGCGGACAGTCCGTCGAAGCCCAACCACAACGCCAGTTTCGTCAAGCCCACTCGGCGCGGAGCCAAGGCGTCCAGAACACACCTTGAAGCGACCCACGCGCCGACGAACAGTCATCTGGATCTCATGACGTGGATGCGAGGTGTCCACGTACATCGAGGGGGGCACTGA
- a CDS encoding heavy-metal-associated domain-containing protein: MHEFQLPDMTCGHCAGMVNQTLQMADPDCKVRVDMSRRMVTVQSAEDRKTLAEALTEAGYPPA; this comes from the coding sequence ATGCACGAATTCCAACTTCCCGACATGACCTGCGGACACTGTGCGGGGATGGTGAACCAGACGCTGCAGATGGCAGACCCTGACTGCAAGGTGCGGGTGGACATGTCCAGGCGGATGGTCACGGTGCAAAGCGCGGAAGACCGCAAGACACTGGCCGAGGCACTGACCGAGGCCGGATACCCACCCGCCTGA